The sequence ACGACGTCCGGGAATTCCTTGTCCAGCGTGCGTTTCGCCCACGCGTACTGGCCACCTTGCAACATCCGCTGAACGGCATGCTCGGTTAGCGGCACCATATTGTCGAGCAGCTTGGCGCGCAAAAAGTCCTCAAACGACGGCGTCGCGAACTGCGGATCGAGCTTCAGCGAAACCCGCAGAAAAGCGTCGAAATCCTTGCGCAGCGTCGCAATGGTCTCGTCTTTGAGTGTGAGGGTGATTTGACCCATGTGTTATCCCGTTTGGTCCTGCCGCACCTTATCGTCATGTCGGCAGTTCGCGCACGGACCCCGTGAGACGCGATGCCAATGCCGGCGCGGTTGATTCCTGCCTGTTGCCGCGTAACCAGCGGGACGTATCCCGACGAGCGGACCTCGACTCCTTATCGGCGGATTCAGGGAAAACTTAAGGGCGCGCGGGGTATGGCCGGCGGCTTTAGAGGGATGTATCGCCCGTGAGGGGGGCGCGGCGGGCGCCCCCCGTGCCAAATTAGCCGCGTTGGGTCCCTATGGCAGCGTCGGCAACGTTTGCGCGCGATGTCGCGCCTCGAATCGCGTCCCGAGCAGCGCCTATTTAAGCACGATGCCTTGCCAGGCAAAAAAGACCGTCAGGCCGACCGCGATGGTCAGGAGTGGCCGCCGCGTCAGCGCGCTGACGACGATGGCAGCCAACGCTCCGACCAGTTGCGGATTGCGCCAGGTCAATTCGGCGCCGGTGCCGTGCGGCGAGACCGCCATCGGGACGATGATCGCCGTCAGCACGGTAACGGGCACGAAGCCGAGCGCGGTGCGCACGAGCGGCGGAAACACCAGCCGGTCGCCGAGCACGAAGACGGCGGCGCGGATCACCCACGTGATGGCCGCCATGCCGAGGATCAGAACGACGTAGTTCATCGCGACGCCTCCATGGTTTCCTTCGAGGTTTTCCGTGGGGCTTCCCGGCGGGGGCCCTGTGAGGTTTCGCGTGAAGCCGTTCGCGAGGATTCGTGATTTCCGCGTGTGCCTCGCCCAAATCGCGGCGCCGACAGCAAGACACCGATTGCCACGCCAGCGAACACGGCGCCGAGCAGGCCGAGTTTGTACGGCCACGCCTGCCAGAAGAAGGCTAGCGTGCCCGCGGTAGCGGCCGCTGCGATATAGCGAACGGCGACCAGCTGCGGCACGACGATCGCAATGAACGTGGCGACCATCGCGAAATCGAGTCCGAGCGACTGCAGGCCCGGAAAGGCCGCGCCAAACAGTAGACCGGCAACGGTCCAGAGCTGCCAGTTCAGGTACATCGCCAGACCCGCGCCAAAGAAGTAGTGCGGGCCGACCGTGCCGGGCTCCCGGTGCCGGTAATGTTCCCACGCGACCGCGAAGACCTCGTCGGTGAGCAGCGCGCCGAGCGCCCAGCGCCAGCGTGGCGGGAGATGTGCGACATGCGGCGCGAGCGTCGCGCTATACAGCACGTGGCGCAGATTGACGACGAGCGTGGTCGCCCAGATCACCGCAAAACTCGCGTGGCCGGCGATCAGGCCCAGTGCGATGAATTGCGCGGAGCCGGCGAACACGACGAGCGACATCAACTGCCCGTGCCATAGATGCAGCGGGCCGGAAGCGACCAGGGTGCCGAAGATCACGCCGAAGGGCGCCGCGCCGACCATCATCGGGATGATGTCGCGCGCGCCGGCGGTGAATTCTTTTAAGTGGCCTGTGCTCGAGGGCTGGCCGGGGTTGGAATGGGTCAATCTTGCCTCCTTGATTCGGGAAGCATAGCGAGTGATGGTGGGCGGGGCTTGTACGTTCTTGCGGTGGGGCGCAGATGCTGCGGAGGACTGCGGGTTGACCGAGCTGATGCAATGCGCGAGGCGGCTGGGGGAATATGGCGGGGCCAATCAGGGCGGGCCCTGAAGAGGTCGGCCCTGAGGTTGTATCGCTACATGGTCGTGGCTGCGTGGGCTGCCGGCGCGGCCGCTTATGCCGTCCTGTGAGCCCTTGTCAGCTGCCTTGCCAGCGTCCCGGCGGCACGCCGAACATGCGCCGGAAATGGCGCGTGAAATGACTTTGGTCCGTGAACCCGCTAGCTGCGGCGACATCCGTCACGGAGACGCCCGCGCGTAGCGGTGCGAGCGAGCGTTGCAGGCGCACCTGGTTGCGCCATGCGTGCGGCGGCAGACCGGTTGCCTGGTTGAAAAGGCGTGCGGCATGAAAGGGCGACAGTCCGGCGGCCTGGGCGACTTCGGCCAGCGTGACAGCTTCGGCAAGGTCGCCTGTCAGGTGTTCCTGCATGGTCGCGACGCGAGCGTCGTCAACGGCGAGGCGCAGCGGTTCCGGCTGCGTTTGCGAGTAGCGGACCAGCAGGGTAGATAGCGCGTCGAGCATGGCAGCCTCGGCGGCGAGCGGATCGTCGCCGGCCTCCAGCAGGCAGTGCGCGCGCGCCAGCCGCTGCGCCAGATCGGGATCGCGGATCACGCCCGGTGCGAACCACGGCAAGGCTTGCGGCTTGCCGGCGACTTCATTGGCGAGCTCGTGAATGAAATCCACCGGCGCATACATCACGCGATACCGCCAGCCTGCCTCGACAGCCTTCGAACCCGTGTGCAACTCGCCGGGATTGATGATCGGCACGCTGCCCGCCTCGGCGACATAGTCCGAGCCGCGATACCGATAGCCCTCGGCGCCCGCGACGATCACCGGAATCGTGTACGCATCGTGCCAGTGCGGCGTGAACTCGTGATCGTGATATTCGGCCGTGAGCAGGTCCGCGCCGGGCAGAAGCGGCGTGCGCCAGTAGCGGGCGGAATCCTGGAAACGATGGGCGGTCATGGTGAAAGTCTGGCGATCGGCGGTCCGGTGATCCGGCTGGACCGATCAGTTTAGCGCGAGGTAGCTGTGGCCGCTGCCGTTACTCACGCATGCATGCCTTTGCGTATTGAGTTTTGCCGTAGGGCGGCGATCATTTGACCGGGATCGTCGTACCGGCCGGGATCGGCACGGCGCTCACGCTGTTTTTCGCGCTGCCGCTGACGACGCGGTCACTGTAGGTCATGTACACCAGCGTGTTGCGCTTCGCGTCGACCACCCGCACGACATGCAGCGATTTGAAGATCAGCGACATGCTCACGGAGAATACGTCGGCCTGCTGTTTCACGGGCCCGGTGAAGCGAATCGCGCCGACCTGACGGCAGGCGATCGACGCTTCGGTCGGATCTTCGGCGATACCGAGCGTGCCTTTGACGCCGCCCGTGCGCGCCCGCGACACGTAGCAGGTCACCCCCTGGACCAGCGGGTCGTCATACGCTTCGACGACCACGCGGTCCGAGCCCGTGATGCGGAAGTTGGTATTGACGCTGGCGACTTCTTCACTGTGAGCCGGAGACAGCAGCAGGGCGGTAGTGACGGCAAACGCGATGCGCAACAAG comes from Burkholderia sp. GAS332 and encodes:
- a CDS encoding Branched-chain amino acid transport protein; this translates as MNYVVLILGMAAITWVIRAAVFVLGDRLVFPPLVRTALGFVPVTVLTAIIVPMAVSPHGTGAELTWRNPQLVGALAAIVVSALTRRPLLTIAVGLTVFFAWQGIVLK
- a CDS encoding 4-azaleucine resistance probable transporter AzlC, encoding MTHSNPGQPSSTGHLKEFTAGARDIIPMMVGAAPFGVIFGTLVASGPLHLWHGQLMSLVVFAGSAQFIALGLIAGHASFAVIWATTLVVNLRHVLYSATLAPHVAHLPPRWRWALGALLTDEVFAVAWEHYRHREPGTVGPHYFFGAGLAMYLNWQLWTVAGLLFGAAFPGLQSLGLDFAMVATFIAIVVPQLVAVRYIAAAATAGTLAFFWQAWPYKLGLLGAVFAGVAIGVLLSAPRFGRGTRGNHESSRTASRETSQGPRREAPRKTSKETMEASR
- a CDS encoding transcriptional regulator, AraC family — protein: MTAHRFQDSARYWRTPLLPGADLLTAEYHDHEFTPHWHDAYTIPVIVAGAEGYRYRGSDYVAEAGSVPIINPGELHTGSKAVEAGWRYRVMYAPVDFIHELANEVAGKPQALPWFAPGVIRDPDLAQRLARAHCLLEAGDDPLAAEAAMLDALSTLLVRYSQTQPEPLRLAVDDARVATMQEHLTGDLAEAVTLAEVAQAAGLSPFHAARLFNQATGLPPHAWRNQVRLQRSLAPLRAGVSVTDVAAASGFTDQSHFTRHFRRMFGVPPGRWQGS
- a CDS encoding CreA protein, with the protein product MLFYRRNALSRSTPTLLPGHLMKPTLLRIAFAVTTALLLSPAHSEEVASVNTNFRITGSDRVVVEAYDDPLVQGVTCYVSRARTGGVKGTLGIAEDPTEASIACRQVGAIRFTGPVKQQADVFSVSMSLIFKSLHVVRVVDAKRNTLVYMTYSDRVVSGSAKNSVSAVPIPAGTTIPVK